Proteins encoded in a region of the Paramagnetospirillum magneticum AMB-1 genome:
- a CDS encoding response regulator transcription factor — MQILVADDHKLVRDGLRPFLQELDPGVEILDAATLGEAIKVIEETPGIGLVLLDLMMPGMDGLSGLQQIKTRIPETPVVIVSGYSTRDHVVSAVQAGAAGFIPKTVSGTAMVNALRLVLSGEKYLPSSTFFEDPSNQSIAPAGAKPTGAPPPFDRLSRREGEILAQLVEGRTNKEIAIALSLQEITIKVHLRNVYRKIGAANRAQAVRIALQSGWVMPEVIN, encoded by the coding sequence ATGCAAATTCTGGTGGCTGACGACCACAAGTTGGTCCGTGACGGCTTGAGGCCCTTTCTTCAGGAGCTCGATCCCGGCGTGGAAATCCTCGACGCGGCCACCTTGGGCGAAGCCATCAAGGTCATCGAGGAGACGCCCGGCATCGGCCTGGTCCTGCTGGACCTGATGATGCCCGGCATGGACGGTCTCTCGGGATTGCAGCAGATCAAGACCCGCATCCCGGAGACACCGGTGGTGATCGTTTCGGGATACTCGACCCGCGACCATGTGGTCTCCGCCGTGCAGGCCGGCGCCGCCGGCTTCATCCCCAAGACGGTCAGCGGCACCGCCATGGTCAACGCGCTTCGCCTGGTGCTTTCGGGCGAGAAATACCTGCCGTCCAGCACCTTCTTCGAAGACCCCAGCAACCAGTCCATCGCCCCGGCGGGGGCCAAGCCGACCGGCGCCCCCCCGCCCTTCGACCGCCTGTCGCGGCGCGAGGGCGAGATTCTCGCCCAGTTGGTCGAGGGACGCACCAACAAGGAGATCGCCATCGCGCTCTCCTTGCAGGAAATCACCATCAAGGTTCACCTGCGCAACGTCTATCGCAAGATCGGCGCCGCCAACCGCGCCCAGGCTGTGCGCATCGCCCTGCAATCGGGCTGGGTGATGCCGGAAGTCATCAACTGA
- a CDS encoding DedA family protein — MEELVVHVLTQYGYLLYPLITAWTFIEGETVVIVTGVLASEGRFRIHVELLALAALTGSFFGDQLYYYIGRKYGAPLLKRWPSLSGRIDWAFETVNRSPAIFILSFRWIYGVRNVAPFIVGIAGVPRVKYLILNFIAAAIWAHSFAWGGFFMGRKLEEWLGESKWFVLGGFILFMIGFGVFGAMRGRAKSVPKPVEPAEPVQ; from the coding sequence TTGGAAGAGCTGGTCGTCCACGTCCTGACGCAATACGGGTACCTGCTCTATCCGCTTATTACCGCCTGGACTTTCATCGAGGGCGAAACGGTGGTCATCGTCACCGGCGTCCTGGCCTCGGAGGGCCGCTTCCGCATTCACGTGGAATTGCTGGCCCTGGCGGCGCTGACCGGAAGCTTCTTCGGGGATCAGCTCTACTACTACATCGGCCGGAAGTACGGGGCTCCGCTGCTCAAGCGCTGGCCCAGCCTGTCGGGACGCATCGACTGGGCCTTCGAGACGGTCAATCGCAGCCCGGCGATCTTCATCCTGTCGTTCCGCTGGATTTATGGCGTGCGCAACGTGGCGCCCTTCATTGTCGGCATCGCCGGCGTGCCCAGGGTCAAGTACCTGATCCTGAATTTCATCGCCGCGGCCATCTGGGCCCACTCCTTCGCCTGGGGCGGCTTCTTCATGGGGCGCAAGCTCGAGGAATGGCTGGGCGAGAGCAAGTGGTTCGTCCTCGGCGGCTTCATTCTCTTCATGATCGGCTTCGGCGTGTTCGGCGCCATGCGCGGCCGGGCCAAAAGCGTGCCCAAACCTGTCGAGCCCGCCGAACCGGTTCAGTGA
- a CDS encoding GGDEF domain-containing protein translates to MPNQFRSEPVYAVGHVNEYALERDSHPPGHHSHSPYPPNEPPHVPHSVADVASILGLPDAAVTPAVLKAVTGLLGEADRLRWMDSQSRRRQAYLEGLAERDAVVPAFNRRGFIRELEGLLSTGHGSGTLVLLHVAGIESLRQSQGLAAGDGALRHVTAHLVGALRSSDPVGLMGGSDFALLLSGTELPAARDKVRDIMERINQQPFYWQGDVHAFALFSGYHVLQPGENAESAVAAADRARRGLPG, encoded by the coding sequence ATGCCCAACCAGTTTCGCAGCGAGCCGGTCTACGCCGTCGGGCATGTCAACGAATACGCGCTCGAACGGGATTCCCATCCCCCGGGCCATCACTCCCATTCGCCTTATCCCCCCAACGAACCGCCCCATGTTCCGCACAGCGTGGCCGATGTGGCGTCCATTCTCGGGCTTCCCGATGCCGCCGTCACGCCGGCGGTGCTGAAGGCGGTGACCGGCCTGCTCGGCGAGGCCGACCGGCTGCGCTGGATGGATTCCCAGTCCCGGCGGCGCCAGGCCTATCTGGAAGGGCTGGCCGAGCGTGATGCCGTGGTGCCGGCCTTCAACCGGCGCGGCTTCATTCGGGAACTGGAGGGGCTGCTCAGTACCGGCCACGGGTCGGGGACCCTGGTGCTGCTGCATGTGGCGGGCATCGAGAGCCTGCGCCAGTCCCAGGGGCTGGCGGCGGGCGACGGGGCATTGCGTCATGTCACCGCCCATCTGGTGGGGGCGCTGCGCAGTTCGGACCCGGTGGGTCTGATGGGCGGCAGCGATTTCGCCTTGCTGCTGTCGGGGACCGAATTGCCGGCGGCCCGCGACAAGGTGCGCGACATCATGGAGCGCATCAACCAGCAGCCCTTCTACTGGCAGGGCGACGTCCACGCCTTCGCGCTGTTCTCGGGCTATCACGTGCTGCAGCCCGGCGAGAACGCCGAATCCGCCGTGGCCGCCGCCGACCGGGCGCGGCGCGGCCTGCCGGGGTGA
- the purE gene encoding 5-(carboxyamino)imidazole ribonucleotide mutase translates to MVKAAPIQVGIIMGSQSDWETMRHAAQVLSDLGIAFETRVVSAHRTPKRLYDYATSAKGRGLKVIIAGAGGAAHLPGMAAAMTTLPVFGVPVESKALKGLDSLLSIVQMPGGIPVGTLAIGKAGATNAALLAGAVIALMDEAVDKALEAWRARQTESVAEAPVDPDSPDLIRP, encoded by the coding sequence ATGGTCAAAGCGGCCCCCATCCAGGTCGGCATCATCATGGGCAGCCAGTCCGACTGGGAGACCATGCGCCATGCCGCCCAGGTGCTCAGCGACCTGGGCATCGCCTTCGAGACCCGGGTGGTCTCGGCCCATCGCACCCCCAAGCGCCTTTACGACTACGCCACCTCGGCCAAGGGCCGCGGCCTCAAGGTGATCATCGCCGGTGCCGGCGGGGCCGCCCATCTGCCGGGAATGGCCGCCGCCATGACCACGTTGCCGGTGTTCGGCGTCCCGGTGGAGAGCAAGGCGCTGAAGGGCCTGGATTCGCTGCTGTCCATCGTCCAGATGCCCGGCGGCATCCCGGTGGGAACCCTGGCCATCGGCAAGGCGGGCGCCACCAATGCCGCCCTGCTGGCCGGCGCGGTGATCGCCCTGATGGACGAGGCCGTGGACAAGGCGCTGGAGGCCTGGCGCGCCCGCCAGACCGAGTCCGTGGCCGAGGCCCCGGTGGACCCCGATTCTCCCGACCTGATCCGCCCGTGA
- a CDS encoding 5-(carboxyamino)imidazole ribonucleotide synthase, with protein sequence MSHDPASSPLPPGSTIGIIGGGQLGRMAALAAARLGYRVHIFTPETDSPAAQVSDAATIARYDDQEAIERFVRSVDVVTFEFENIPAESVRHMAEHVPVRPCWSVLETAQDRCNEKRFFNSIGIETAPWRAVGSLDDLRQAIQEIGRPAVLKTARLGYDGKGQVKIGPDTDPAEAWAALGTGLDQAGLGVLEGFIDFLGEISVIVARGADGEWAAFDPVWNVHRDHILDTTTVPAPISPSLMDQAMDIAHRAAEALGVVGLLAVEMFVTPNGLLANEMAPRPHNSGHWTMDACVTDQFEQFIRAVCGLPLGNPERHSDAEMKNLIGADADQWLDILKDSSARLHLYGKAEARPGRKMGHVNRIRPRSDR encoded by the coding sequence GTGAGCCACGATCCCGCGTCGTCTCCGCTGCCGCCCGGCAGCACCATCGGCATTATCGGCGGCGGCCAGTTGGGCCGCATGGCCGCCCTGGCGGCGGCGCGGCTGGGCTATCGCGTCCACATCTTCACGCCCGAGACCGACTCTCCCGCCGCCCAGGTGAGCGACGCGGCCACCATCGCCCGCTACGACGACCAGGAGGCCATCGAGCGCTTCGTGCGGTCCGTGGACGTGGTGACCTTCGAGTTCGAGAATATTCCGGCGGAAAGCGTGCGCCACATGGCCGAGCACGTGCCGGTGCGCCCCTGCTGGAGCGTGCTGGAAACGGCGCAGGACCGCTGCAACGAAAAGCGCTTCTTCAACTCCATCGGCATCGAGACCGCGCCCTGGCGGGCGGTGGGCAGCCTGGACGACCTGCGCCAGGCCATCCAAGAAATCGGGCGCCCCGCCGTGCTGAAGACCGCCCGGCTGGGCTATGACGGCAAGGGTCAGGTCAAGATTGGCCCTGACACCGATCCGGCCGAGGCCTGGGCCGCCTTGGGCACGGGTCTGGACCAGGCCGGCCTGGGCGTGCTGGAAGGCTTCATCGACTTCCTGGGCGAGATCTCGGTGATCGTCGCGCGCGGCGCCGACGGCGAATGGGCCGCCTTCGACCCGGTGTGGAACGTCCATCGCGACCACATCCTCGACACCACCACCGTTCCCGCCCCCATTTCGCCCTCCCTCATGGATCAGGCCATGGACATCGCCCACCGCGCTGCCGAGGCGCTGGGCGTGGTCGGGCTGCTGGCCGTTGAGATGTTCGTGACACCCAACGGGTTGCTGGCCAATGAAATGGCGCCCCGGCCGCATAATTCCGGCCACTGGACCATGGATGCCTGCGTCACCGACCAGTTCGAGCAGTTCATCCGCGCCGTCTGCGGCCTGCCGCTGGGCAACCCGGAACGCCATTCGGACGCCGAGATGAAGAACCTGATCGGCGCCGATGCGGACCAGTGGCTGGACATCCTGAAGGACTCTTCGGCGCGGCTGCATCTCTACGGCAAGGCCGAGGCCCGTCCTGGCCGCAAGATGGGCCACGTCAACCGGATCCGGCCCCGTTCCGACCGCTGA